In the Vicinamibacteria bacterium genome, one interval contains:
- a CDS encoding pyridoxal-phosphate dependent enzyme, with protein sequence MTQSPADVRDVVRPTILFTPLRLATRLGVDLTIATETFQHTGSFKFRAAYNLAAQVEADTILTASSGNFGQALAYSCRLLNKRAIVVMPHTSARVKVEAVKEHGAVVEPVDVDVKSRAERVAELARAHPDAFVASAYDDPRVIAGNATLGEELSTLGFDTVVVPVGGGGLSSGIIRGLRESGNTDTRVVGAEPLLGNDAARSLRAGRIVRNETEPRTIADGARTVSLGEHNWAILESGIETIVEVPENLITEAVRLLFELANLKAEPTGALSIGAVLTEPERFHAGRICCVVTGGNVDPDVYRRILAREL encoded by the coding sequence ATGACGCAATCGCCGGCTGACGTTCGCGACGTTGTTCGACCAACGATTCTCTTCACGCCTCTCCGACTGGCGACGCGACTCGGAGTCGACTTGACGATCGCGACCGAAACCTTCCAGCACACCGGCAGCTTCAAGTTTCGTGCGGCATACAACCTCGCCGCGCAGGTCGAAGCGGACACGATCCTCACCGCTTCGTCGGGAAATTTCGGTCAAGCGCTGGCCTACTCCTGCCGCCTGTTGAACAAACGGGCCATCGTGGTCATGCCGCACACATCGGCCCGTGTCAAAGTGGAGGCGGTCAAAGAGCACGGAGCCGTCGTCGAGCCCGTCGATGTCGACGTCAAGAGTCGCGCCGAGCGGGTGGCGGAGCTTGCCCGCGCGCACCCGGACGCGTTCGTCGCAAGCGCTTACGATGACCCTCGCGTCATCGCCGGGAATGCCACGCTCGGAGAGGAGCTTTCGACCTTGGGCTTCGACACGGTCGTCGTACCCGTCGGAGGGGGTGGCCTGAGCTCGGGCATCATCCGTGGACTTCGGGAATCGGGAAACACGGATACCCGCGTCGTCGGAGCCGAGCCGCTCTTGGGCAACGATGCCGCTCGTTCCCTGAGAGCTGGGCGAATCGTACGAAACGAGACCGAGCCTCGGACGATCGCGGACGGCGCCCGAACCGTGAGTCTCGGCGAGCACAACTGGGCGATCCTCGAGAGCGGCATCGAGACGATCGTCGAGGTACCCGAGAATCTCATAACCGAGGCAGTGCGACTCCTTTTCGAGCTCGCGAACCTCAAGGCGGAACCCACGGGCGCTCTGTCAATCGGGGCAGTTCTCACCGAGCCTGAGCGGTTTCACGCCGGGCGCATTTGCTGCGTCGTTACTGGTGGTAACGTCGATCCCGACGTTTATCGGCGGATCCTGGCGAGAGAGCTCTAG
- a CDS encoding histidine phosphatase family protein: protein MKTLMLLRHAKSSWKDETLDDHERPLNKRGKRAAPLMGRLIKKEALVPDLIISSTAVRARRTAEAVAETSGYARAVELDEELYLAPAGKLLDVAARVPGDTVRRLLLVAHNPGMEDLVAMLSGRSERFPTAALAVFELSVDRWRDVALGVETRLVSLFRP, encoded by the coding sequence ATGAAGACCCTGATGCTCCTTCGCCACGCGAAATCCAGCTGGAAAGACGAGACCCTCGACGACCACGAGCGGCCCCTCAACAAACGTGGAAAGCGGGCCGCGCCTCTCATGGGACGGCTCATCAAGAAGGAAGCACTCGTTCCCGATCTCATCATCTCGTCGACCGCCGTTCGCGCTCGGAGGACGGCGGAAGCCGTTGCCGAGACCTCGGGATACGCGCGCGCGGTGGAGCTCGACGAAGAGCTTTATCTCGCCCCGGCGGGCAAACTCCTCGACGTAGCTGCTCGCGTCCCCGGCGATACGGTACGTCGGTTGCTCCTCGTCGCGCATAATCCCGGCATGGAAGACCTCGTCGCCATGCTTTCAGGAAGGAGCGAACGGTTCCCCACGGCGGCTCTCGCCGTCTTCGAGCTATCGGTCGATCGCTGGCGCGACGTCGCTCTCGGGGTGGAGACCCGACTCGTGAGCCTGTTTCGGCCTTGA
- a CDS encoding phosphatase PAP2 family protein, translating to MQPILDAGVEVIRWLSLHRSPALDAFFLAVTDVGSTLGYLVMIPVLWWGFSWRLAIRLFVALVLSVYLNALLKDAVALDRPFVNSDITPLRTPEEYSFPSGHAQNATVFWGLLGLHVRKLWFGGVCILMIVLIGFSRVYLGVHFPSDVVGGIAIGSSIAWLFTKASLRIVAQVTSLSMPKQLLVTMGLPAILTVTHSTANVAAAMGALAGALSGLVFARHHRLYPEGVPRSRRRAWLMVGLVGLPGIYLATGAVGLADGSAWAGLHHWLRYAVIGLWVSFLVPRIVSFARIASPERRRP from the coding sequence ATGCAGCCCATTCTCGACGCCGGCGTCGAGGTCATTCGCTGGCTCTCCCTTCACCGTTCACCCGCGCTCGACGCCTTTTTCCTCGCCGTCACCGATGTCGGCTCGACTCTCGGGTACCTGGTAATGATTCCGGTTTTGTGGTGGGGGTTTTCGTGGAGGCTCGCGATCCGGCTGTTCGTAGCGCTCGTCTTGAGCGTCTACCTGAACGCATTGCTGAAGGACGCCGTCGCTCTCGACCGGCCGTTCGTCAACTCCGACATCACCCCGCTCCGCACGCCCGAGGAGTACAGTTTCCCCAGCGGCCATGCCCAAAACGCCACGGTCTTCTGGGGGCTTCTCGGACTCCACGTACGCAAACTCTGGTTCGGGGGAGTTTGCATCCTGATGATCGTTCTCATCGGATTCTCACGCGTCTATCTCGGCGTTCATTTCCCGTCCGACGTCGTCGGGGGCATTGCCATCGGCTCTTCGATCGCCTGGCTGTTCACGAAAGCTTCGCTCCGCATCGTTGCGCAGGTAACTTCCCTTTCCATGCCGAAGCAGCTCCTGGTCACGATGGGACTCCCCGCGATCCTGACGGTTACGCATTCGACCGCCAACGTCGCTGCCGCCATGGGAGCTCTTGCCGGCGCTCTCTCGGGGCTGGTGTTCGCACGGCATCATCGCCTGTACCCCGAGGGCGTCCCCCGTAGCCGACGACGCGCCTGGTTGATGGTCGGCCTCGTGGGATTGCCCGGCATCTACCTGGCGACGGGAGCGGTCGGACTTGCGGATGGCTCGGCATGGGCTGGTCTCCATCACTGGCTGCGCTATGCCGTCATCGGACTCTGGGTCAGCTTCCTCGTGCCGCGCATCGTATCCTTCGCAAGGATCGCAAGCCCGGAAAGGAGACGACCATGA